The following proteins are encoded in a genomic region of Gossypium hirsutum isolate 1008001.06 chromosome D05, Gossypium_hirsutum_v2.1, whole genome shotgun sequence:
- the LOC107931720 gene encoding receptor-like protein 9DC3: MASYLFLCLFLSFPHLYVSFSSSGSHSCSSLIQFKDSFSITQDASSYCNEIAGHKSYPKTNSWKEGTDCCSWDGVTCDHLNAHVIALDLSCSWLQGNFPSNTTLFLLPHLQKLNLAYNDFNLSKIPSEFGRFTSLFYLNLSYTWFVGEVPSQVSHLSKLVSLDLSCWANAQTIDKHALEGFVHNLTEVRHLFLDGMDMSSVNAYVFMNLSSSLRSLSLGGCDLQGKFPKNIFDLPNLNLLNLGDNQNLNLDPLKLNRSSNLEHLDLSSMSFSTEFIDSVDNLQALKYLDLSQNSFFQGLSVSITNLSSLEYLIITRANFFGGLPDSMGNLVSLKFLDLSFSNLSGPVPRSLGNLLQLSHLDLSQNQLSGQIPRSLGNLLQLSHLGLWQNQLSGQIPRSLGNLLQLTDLFFSQNQLSGQIPLSILNLKQLEYLEITENSLEGSIPDEVTAFPNLIYLGLSDNLLNGTLPSWLYTAPSLKTIYLSQNQFSGHIKEFQSKSLELIELENNKLRGPLPSSIFQLLNLTQLSLSSNNLSGVIEFRMFSNLPNLKQVDLSYNSLSFTSNTTSTVNLRSLFLSSCNLSEFPQFLKGLKTLESLDLSYNKIEGKIPQWMQEVGNDSLTYLNVSHNSLTEVEHFPWKNIEVLDLSSNLIRGNLLIPASTINVLLISNNSFNGEVSSLICNVTFLQILDLSHNNLSGTIPQCFGNLSNSLEYLNLKKNKFNGTIPPTFAEGCQLSNFNLNGNLLEGPLIPSILNCRGLEVLDLGNNKINDTFPHWLGSLPYLQVLVLKSNHMHGSLRVNSSKSSPFFSNIQIFDLSSNYFSGPLPVRYINSFKAIINLEKIGSTMSYMGVYAQRGSGFYTYSIGIVMKGQERELVKIFTMWMIIDLSNNQFEGGIPKVIGKLNLLKGLNLSHNNLNGGIPTSIGNLTSLEWLDLSSNRLSGMIPNRLADLPFLSSFSVSENQLYGQIPQGKQFNTFGNDSYEGNKGLCGFPVSKGCNIIEAAPPNVLEKDVSKSNIAFGWKVVLIGYGCGVVFGMSVGYVVFQTGKPKWLVNLVEYQQEKRRRRKSKKGNRSNRRRRI; the protein is encoded by the coding sequence ATGGCCTCCTATCTCTTTCTCTGCCTATTCCTCTCCTTTCCCCATCTTtatgtttctttttcttcttcaggaTCTCACTCCTGCTCTTCACTAATCCAGTTTAAGGACTCTTTTTCCATAACACAGGATGCTTCTTCTTATTGCAATGAGATTGCTGGTCATAAATCTTATCCCAAGACAAATTCCTGGAAGGAGGGTACAGATTGCTGCTCATGGGATGGGGTCACTTGTGACCACCTAAATGCTCATGTTATTGCCCTTGACTTGAGCTGCAGTTGGCTACAAGGCAACTTCCCTTCCAATACCACTCTCTTCCTTCTTCCTCACCTTCAAAAACTCAACCTTGCCTACAATGATTTTAatctttccaaaattccatccgaGTTCGGTCGGTTTACAAGCCTATTCTACCTCAACCTTTCTTATACATGGTTTGTAGGAGAAGTCCCATCCCAAGTCTCCCACCTGTCAAAATTGGTTTCACTTGATCTCTCCTGTTGGGCTAATGCACAAACAATTGACAAACATGCTCTGGAGGGATTTGTTCACAACCTAACCGAGGTCAGACATCTGTTTTTGGATGGAATGGACATGTCTTCTGTTAATGCTTATGTCTTCATGAATCTATCCTCTTCTCTAAGGTCTCTCAGTCTTGGTGGTTGTGATTTGCAAGGAAAATTCCCAAAAAACATTTTTGATTTGccaaacctcaatctcctcaacttgGGAGACAACCAAAACCTCAATCTCGATCCTTTGAAGTTGAATCGGAGCAGCAATCTTGAACATTTGGATCTTTCGTCCATGTCCTTCTCTACAGAATTTATTGATTCAGTTGATAATCTACAGGCCTTAAAGTACTTAGATCTATCACAGAATTCTTTCTTTCAAGGATTGTCTGTCTCAAtcacaaatttatcatctttGGAGTACTTGATTATTACACGCGCAAATTTTTTTGGAGGATTGCCTGACTCGATGGGGAATCTTGTGTCCTTGAAGTTTTTAGATCTCTCCTTTTCCAACTTATCAGGACCGGTTCCAAGATCACTGGGGAACCTCTTGCAACTCTCTCATTTAGACTTGTCGCAGAACCAATTGAGTGGACAAATTCCAAGATCATTGGGGAACCTCTTGCAACTCTCTCATTTAGGCTTGTGGCAGAACCAATTGAGCGGGCAAATTCCAAGATCATTGGGGAACCTCTTGCAACTCACTGATTTATTCTTCTCGCAGAACCAATTGAGTGGACAAATTCCATTATCAATTCTAAACCTAAAGCAGCTTGAATACTTGGAAATAACTGAAAATTCTTTAGAAGGTTCCATTCCAGATGAGGTAACCGCTTTTCCTAATCTAATATATTTAGGCTTATCTGACAATTTACTCAATGGAACACTTCCGTCATGGTTGTATACTGCTCCTTCCTTGAAGACAATATATCTCTCTCAAAATCAATTCAGTGGGCATATCAAAGAATTCCAATCCAAATCACTAGAATTGATAGAGTTAGAGAATAATAAACTCCGAGGTCCTCTTCCATCTTCAATATTCCAACTTCTCAATCTTACCCAACTTAGTTTATCCTCAAATAATCTTAGTGGTGTCATAGAGTTTCGCATGTTCTCAAACCTTCCAAATCTAAAACAGGTCGACCTTTCATATAACAGCCTATCCTTCACATCTAATACTACTTCTACTGTTAATCTTAGAAGCTTATTTTTGTCATCTTGCAATCTTAGTGAATTCCCCCAATTTTTAAAAGGGCTTAAAACTTTGGAAAGCTTAGACCTCTCTTACAACAAAATTGAAGGCAAGATTCCACAGTGGATGCAAGAGGTGGGGAATGACTCTTTGACTTACTTAAACGTATCTCACAACTCTTTGACAGAAGTTGAGCACTTTCCATGGAAGAATATTGAAGTTCTTGACTTAAGCTCCAATTTGATCCGTGGAAATCTTCTGATTCCAGCTTCGACCATCAATGTCCTTCTGATCTCAAATAATAGTTTCAATGGAGAGGTCTCCTCTTTAATATGCAATGTCACTTTTCTTCAAATTCTTGATTTGTCCCACAATAACTTGAGTGGAACAATTCCGCAATGTTTTGGAAATTTGAGCAACAGCCTTGAATACTTGAATCTGAAGAAGAACAAGTTTAATGGGACGATTCCTCCAACATTTGCAGAGGGATGCCAATTGAGTAATTTcaacttaaatggtaatttgttAGAAGGGCCTTTGATACCATCCATCCTTAATTGTAGAGGTCTGGAAGTGCTAGATCTTGGTAACAACAAGATCAATGATACATTTCCTCATTGGTTGGGAAGTCTTCCATATTTGCAAGTTCTTGTATTGAAGTCAAATCATATGCATGGTTCTTTGCGTGTCAATAGCTCCAAGTCTAGCCCTTTTTTCTCTAATATCCAAATTTTTGACCTCTcaagtaattatttttctggACCCCTACCAGTGAGATACATCAACAGCTTCAAGGCTATCATAAATCTAGAGAAGATTGGGAGTACAATGTCGTACATGGGGGTGTATGCTCAGAGAGGTAGTGGCTTCTATACCTATTCCATTGGAATTGTTATGAAAGGACAGGAGAGGGAATTGGTGAAAATTTTCACCATGTGGATGATCATTGATCTATCAAACAATCAGTTTGAAGGGGGTATTCCAAAGGTTATTGGGAAGCTCAACTTACTGAAAGGGCTCAACCTTTCTCATAATAACCTTAATGGTGGTATCCCCACCTCAATAGGGAATTTGACAAGTCTTGAATGGTTGGACCTATCTTCAAACAGGTTGTCTGGGATGATTCCAAATAGATTGGCAGATCTGCCATTTCTTTCGTCCTTCAGTGTTTCTGAAAATCAACTCTATGGCCAGATTCCTCAAGGAAAACAATTCAACACATTTGGAAATGATTCATATGAAGGGAATAAGGGACTATGTGGGTTTCCAGTCTCGAAAGGTTGCAACATCATTGAGGCAGCACCTCCAAATGTGCTTGAAAAAGATGTCTCAAAATCAAACATTGCTTTTGGTTGGAAAGTGGTGTTGATAGGTTATGGATGCGGAGTGGTGTTCGGCATGTCCGTGGGATATGTTGTTTTCCAAACTGGTAAGCCGAAATGGTTGGTGAATTTGGTTGAATACCAACAAGAGAAGAGGCGAAGAAGAAAGTCAAAGAAAGGCAATCGAAGCAATAGACGAAGAAGGATCTAA